In one window of Saprospiraceae bacterium DNA:
- a CDS encoding KUP/HAK/KT family potassium transporter yields the protein MQNTPLSINGKVTASSLLIALGIIYGDIGTSPLYVLKAILGDRPVEETIVYGGISCVFWTITFQTTFKYIYLTLQADNNGEGGIFSLYALVKRFGKYLIFPTILGASTLLADGIITPPISVSSAIEGLRNVPGLESLPTVPIVIAILTGLFFFQRFGTQKVGYAFGPAMLVWFSMLAVLGLSQILRHPEILKAIHPGYAFQFLTEYPGGFVLLGAVFLATTGAEALYSDLGHCGRQNIRISWIFVKTSLLLNYMGQAAWIMELGEGSVLNGRNPFYEIMPSWFLWVGIFIATSAAIIASQALISGSYTLINEAMNLNFWPRVAVRQPSNIKGQIYIPSANIFLWIGCVFMVVFFQNSSNMEAAYGLAITITMMVTTYLLSFFLLYRLRWNKFVVLAFLLLFFGIEISFFIANIHKFPEGGYITLLISSIFIFIMFAVYSGRKISNRFIKFVDLGKYTEQFKELSLDLEIPKFSTHLIYLTKANHRHQIEEKIIKSIFSKKPKRADVYWFLHIHRTGEPYTLSYDVSELVDDKVIKVNLNVGFRIQPRTELYFKNIVKDLIANKELNLHIRPDGSTKYNDEPDFKFVVIEKFLSVENEFKLKEGILLNTFFLLKKFSLSDEKAFGLEKSDVVIEHVPLLYQPLNGIELKRESMIQKF from the coding sequence ATGCAGAACACTCCATTGAGTATTAACGGCAAAGTCACCGCTTCATCTTTATTGATCGCTCTGGGAATCATCTATGGCGATATCGGAACCAGTCCGCTGTATGTTTTGAAAGCAATCTTAGGGGATCGGCCGGTAGAAGAAACTATTGTTTATGGCGGAATCTCTTGTGTTTTTTGGACCATCACCTTTCAGACAACTTTCAAATACATCTATCTTACTTTACAGGCAGACAACAATGGAGAAGGAGGAATCTTCTCCTTGTATGCGCTGGTGAAACGATTTGGCAAATATTTAATTTTTCCTACCATTTTAGGTGCTTCTACTTTGCTGGCTGATGGAATTATTACGCCTCCGATTTCGGTATCATCTGCAATTGAGGGCCTGCGCAATGTACCTGGGCTTGAATCATTACCCACCGTTCCTATTGTTATTGCCATCCTGACAGGGTTATTTTTCTTTCAGCGTTTTGGAACACAAAAAGTTGGTTATGCATTTGGTCCCGCCATGTTGGTCTGGTTTAGTATGCTGGCCGTGTTAGGCTTGAGTCAAATCTTGCGTCATCCTGAGATTCTGAAAGCGATCCATCCCGGTTATGCATTCCAATTTCTTACTGAATATCCCGGAGGGTTTGTGTTGTTGGGTGCTGTATTTTTGGCTACCACGGGCGCAGAAGCGTTGTATTCGGATTTAGGCCATTGCGGTCGACAGAACATTCGCATCAGCTGGATATTTGTCAAGACAAGTTTGCTGCTCAATTACATGGGACAAGCCGCGTGGATCATGGAATTGGGAGAAGGATCTGTGCTCAATGGACGGAATCCTTTTTATGAAATCATGCCCTCCTGGTTTTTATGGGTTGGGATTTTCATTGCCACTTCTGCAGCTATTATAGCCTCGCAGGCTTTGATCAGTGGAAGTTATACGCTCATTAATGAAGCCATGAACTTAAACTTTTGGCCACGCGTGGCTGTAAGACAACCCAGCAATATCAAAGGACAAATTTACATCCCAAGTGCCAATATTTTTCTATGGATAGGCTGTGTATTTATGGTTGTTTTTTTTCAGAACTCTTCAAATATGGAAGCGGCTTACGGCCTTGCCATCACCATTACGATGATGGTAACTACGTATTTACTTTCTTTTTTCCTGTTGTACAGATTGAGGTGGAATAAATTCGTGGTCCTTGCATTTCTCTTGTTGTTTTTCGGAATTGAAATTTCATTTTTCATCGCCAATATTCATAAATTTCCTGAGGGCGGTTACATTACACTTCTGATCTCTTCCATTTTTATATTTATCATGTTTGCGGTGTATTCAGGACGGAAAATCAGCAATCGGTTTATTAAATTTGTCGACCTTGGAAAATACACAGAGCAGTTCAAGGAATTAAGCCTGGATCTGGAAATTCCAAAGTTTTCAACACACCTGATATATCTTACCAAAGCCAACCACAGACACCAGATCGAAGAAAAAATTATTAAATCCATTTTTTCAAAAAAACCTAAACGCGCCGATGTTTATTGGTTTTTGCATATTCACCGGACGGGTGAACCTTATACGTTAAGTTATGATGTTTCAGAATTAGTAGACGACAAGGTGATCAAAGTAAATCTAAATGTAGGTTTCAGGATTCAACCCAGAACGGAACTGTATTTTAAGAACATTGTGAAAGACCTGATCGCAAATAAAGAACTCAATCTCCATATCCGTCCGGATGGTTCAACAAAATACAACGATGAACCCGATTTTAAATTTGTCGTGATTGAAAAATTTCTTTCCGTTGAAAATGAATTCAAATTAAAAGAAGGTATTCTGCTCAACACGTTTTTTCTTCTGAAAAAATTCAGCCTCAGTGATGAAAAAGCCTTTGGCCTTGAAAAGAGCGATGTGGTGATTGAGCACGTTCCTCTTTTATATCAGCCTTTAAATGGGATTGAACTGAAGAGAGAATCCATGATCCAAAAATTCTGA
- a CDS encoding DUF1569 domain-containing protein: MYNLFKSNDKDAIIGRLSKLSEIHSPQWGKMNAHQVVVHMADPLRAALGDRPVPLNPSIFSKWPVNKLFSQWLPWPKGAPTAPEFIQGLKGTTPVEFEKDKQELILLIHRFSQHQNSSPLPIQPTFGNLNNKEWARLMWRHIDHHLRQFGL, encoded by the coding sequence ATGTACAATTTATTTAAATCAAATGACAAAGACGCGATCATCGGAAGGCTTTCCAAATTGTCTGAGATCCATTCTCCTCAATGGGGTAAAATGAACGCCCACCAAGTTGTTGTACACATGGCCGATCCCTTGCGAGCAGCATTGGGAGATCGTCCGGTTCCACTCAATCCATCTATCTTCAGCAAATGGCCGGTCAACAAATTGTTCTCACAATGGCTGCCATGGCCAAAAGGTGCTCCTACGGCACCCGAATTCATTCAGGGTTTGAAAGGAACCACGCCTGTTGAATTCGAAAAAGATAAGCAGGAATTGATACTTTTAATCCACAGGTTTTCTCAGCATCAAAATTCATCTCCACTTCCAATCCAACCTACTTTTGGAAATTTGAACAACAAGGAGTGGGCCCGATTGATGTGGAGGCATATCGATCATCATCTCAGACAATTTGGATTATAG
- a CDS encoding helix-turn-helix transcriptional regulator: MVEIHLNRDQDICNRDLLLQHRQLKFQDHASLTFTRHVSKTKSCLIHSFQPSARQTALHFILNGQVSFNQNGNTPAAQIQGDKCQLMLIQPYQTTQCIQAQRDFMMASFYIDLDYFISVVNVALEALPQKFQTAIYKNVCSCNNYSWMPQAYYLVSQILSFEKPQFDSRIFLESKMLELISLLLEGEKCDYYSNITISGSDLDKIRYAHDILVSDLAHTPSLNELARQIGTNEFIVKKGFRQCYGKPVYQYVMQKRMELAVRYLMDTDLPISAIALCVGYEDPSAFSRAFKKTFQFQPNMVRYPKDLQNKYSVSAYSE, from the coding sequence ATGGTTGAAATTCACTTAAATAGAGATCAGGATATTTGCAACCGGGATTTGCTTTTACAGCACAGACAACTCAAATTTCAAGATCACGCAAGCTTGACCTTTACGCGACATGTTTCAAAAACAAAATCCTGTCTGATCCATAGTTTTCAACCATCTGCAAGGCAAACCGCCCTTCATTTTATTTTGAATGGTCAGGTAAGCTTTAACCAAAATGGAAACACTCCGGCTGCACAAATTCAAGGAGATAAATGCCAGCTGATGCTTATTCAGCCTTATCAAACCACCCAATGCATTCAAGCTCAGCGGGACTTTATGATGGCTTCTTTTTACATCGACCTGGATTACTTTATTTCAGTTGTAAATGTGGCACTGGAAGCATTGCCTCAAAAATTTCAGACAGCTATTTATAAAAATGTCTGCAGCTGCAACAATTACAGTTGGATGCCTCAGGCTTATTACCTTGTTTCACAAATCTTAAGTTTTGAAAAACCACAATTTGATTCAAGAATCTTTCTTGAAAGCAAAATGCTCGAATTGATTTCCCTTCTTCTGGAAGGAGAAAAATGCGATTATTATTCAAATATTACGATTTCGGGATCTGATCTGGATAAAATCAGATATGCCCATGATATCCTAGTTTCAGACCTGGCTCATACCCCTTCCTTGAATGAACTTGCACGTCAGATAGGGACCAATGAATTCATTGTAAAAAAAGGATTCAGACAATGTTATGGGAAACCGGTTTATCAATACGTAATGCAAAAAAGAATGGAACTAGCTGTGCGATACCTCATGGACACCGATTTACCGATATCAGCAATTGCGTTGTGTGTTGGATACGAAGATCCTTCCGCATTTTCAAGAGCCTTTAAAAAGACTTTCCAATTTCAACCCAATATGGTTCGTTACCCAAAGGATTTGCAAAATAAATATTCCGTTTCTGCATATTCAGAATGA
- a CDS encoding PAS domain-containing sensor histidine kinase — protein sequence MGIALLCYFASGLIDYRIVALVLLMTVTLIAMLFDMLPVLTSAILSAVIWNFFFIPPIFTFHIGETEDLLFFLLYFLVACVNAVLTLKIRAAEKKTRDKEEKEKAIKLYDTLLNSLSHELRTPIATIIGAVDTLQENKSQLEDVQQNELLAQIELAGLRLNRQVENLLSMSRIESGMLRLKLDWCDLNELIYMVIDKLIATTRQRVIFVPNEKLPFFKLDVYLIEQVLSNLLLNALSYTPENTEIHVIAEYQSGECIIRVKDHGKGFKADEIQNVFQKFYRTPQSGVGGIGLGLSIVKGFVEAHQGRVVLENNQDSGATFTIFIPTEVSYINSLKYE from the coding sequence ATTGGGATTGCACTACTTTGTTATTTTGCATCAGGACTGATCGATTATCGCATTGTGGCTCTGGTGCTTTTGATGACGGTTACTCTCATTGCCATGTTATTTGACATGTTGCCGGTTCTGACTTCCGCAATTCTCAGCGCGGTGATCTGGAATTTTTTCTTCATTCCTCCCATCTTTACATTTCATATCGGCGAAACTGAAGATCTCTTGTTTTTTTTGCTCTATTTTCTTGTCGCTTGTGTGAATGCAGTACTTACTTTGAAAATCAGAGCAGCCGAAAAAAAAACAAGAGATAAAGAAGAAAAAGAAAAGGCCATAAAGCTCTACGATACCTTGTTGAATTCTTTATCACATGAATTGCGAACACCTATTGCAACCATCATTGGCGCCGTAGACACGCTGCAAGAAAACAAATCACAGCTGGAAGATGTACAACAAAACGAACTGCTCGCACAAATAGAACTAGCAGGACTAAGGCTGAACAGACAGGTCGAAAATTTGCTGTCGATGAGCAGGATTGAAAGTGGCATGCTCAGACTAAAATTGGATTGGTGCGACCTCAATGAATTGATATACATGGTTATCGATAAACTGATTGCAACGACCCGTCAACGGGTAATATTTGTGCCCAACGAAAAATTGCCATTTTTTAAATTGGATGTTTACCTGATCGAGCAGGTGCTCTCTAACCTACTGCTCAACGCACTATCCTACACCCCCGAAAATACAGAGATCCATGTGATAGCCGAATATCAATCCGGCGAATGCATCATCAGGGTAAAAGACCATGGAAAAGGATTTAAAGCAGATGAAATTCAGAATGTCTTCCAAAAATTCTACAGAACTCCACAATCCGGGGTTGGAGGAATCGGGTTGGGACTTTCGATAGTCAAAGGTTTTGTCGAAGCCCACCAAGGGCGAGTCGTGCTGGAAAATAATCAGGATTCTGGCGCTACTTTTACAATTTTCATTCCCACAGAAGTTTCTTATATCAATTCATTAAAATATGAATAG
- a CDS encoding response regulator transcription factor has translation MNRPEILIIEDEQAIRKLLEISLESNGYKVIQASHAKEGHILAAHHPPELILLDLGLPDQNGHELLKELRMWYQKSIIILSVKNSEQDIVQALDNGATDYLVKPFRTAELLARIRSAIRRNQSSDSKNVLEFGDLSIDFTRRTVKKHHQHIKLTTTEYQLLSLFAKNEGRVLTHQYLLKEIWGLTFQTETQYLRVFVASLRKKIEDNPNQPTYIFTESGVGYRFC, from the coding sequence ATGAATAGGCCGGAGATCTTGATCATCGAAGACGAACAAGCGATTAGAAAACTGCTGGAAATCAGTTTGGAAAGCAATGGATATAAAGTCATCCAGGCCAGTCATGCGAAGGAAGGACACATTCTAGCAGCCCATCATCCTCCTGAGTTGATTTTACTGGATCTTGGTCTGCCCGATCAAAACGGACACGAATTGCTAAAAGAGTTGCGCATGTGGTACCAAAAATCGATCATTATACTCTCCGTAAAAAACAGCGAGCAGGACATTGTGCAAGCTCTGGATAATGGCGCTACAGACTACCTTGTCAAGCCTTTCCGCACTGCTGAATTACTTGCACGAATACGATCGGCCATTCGAAGAAACCAATCATCTGATTCAAAGAATGTACTCGAATTTGGCGATCTCAGTATTGACTTTACAAGGAGAACAGTCAAAAAACATCATCAACACATCAAACTTACGACTACAGAATATCAGTTGTTGAGTCTTTTTGCAAAAAATGAAGGCCGGGTTTTGACACATCAATACTTGCTCAAAGAAATTTGGGGCCTGACTTTTCAGACAGAAACTCAGTACCTGCGCGTTTTTGTCGCCAGTCTAAGAAAAAAAATAGAGGACAACCCCAATCAACCCACTTATATCTTTACCGAAAGTGGTGTGGGTTACCGCTTTTGTTGA